The DNA region CCCGGCAGATGCGGACGGTGTTGCTGGTGCCCCAGGTGACGGTGTGGTGGATCATCACGCCGTGCACGGGACCCCAGGGGCCCTTGTGGTTGCGGTTGTGGGTGCGCCAGTTGCCGACCTCGACGACCGTCAGGCCTTCGTCGCGCAGCGCGTCGAGGAAACGGCTCGCGGACATGGGTGTGGCCATGACCGGCTCCTTTCGGGACGGGGGGGTTCCGGTTCTTCCGGTTCCTCCTGCCCTACCGGGGTACCGGAGCGGTCCGCTCCGCTGCCATGCGTTCGGTTCGTGTGCGAGCCGATCCGGACGAATCGGGGGCGTGTGGGCGGCGGGGGAAGGCGGAGGGCAGCGGGGGAAGGCGGGGGAAAACGCGCGCCATGCCCAGGCCCACGGTGATCGACACCCACTCTTTTGTGTAATGGCGCGGACACGCTCCGTGCTGGAAGGCTTCCCTTCGCAGGTCTGTCGTATCGAGAGGGAGTTCCATGTCCGTTGGTTCGGTTGACGGCGAGGTGCGCGAGGGCGGGGCGCCCGCGCAGCAGAGTCTCGGCACCGCCGCCGCGCGGAACCTGGCGAGCACCACCAAGTCCGCCCCGCAGATGCAGGAGATCACCTCCCGGTGGCTGCTGCGCGCGCTGCCGTGGGTGGACGTCCGGGGTGGTGTCTACCGGGTGAACCGGAGGCTCAGCTTCGCCGTGGGGGACGGCCGGGTCACCTTCGTGCAGACCGGCGGACGGGTCGCGGTGATCCCGGCCGAGCTGGGCGAGCTCCCCGCCCTGCGCGGCTTCGACGAGCCGGACGTCCTCGCCGAGCTGGCCGCCCGCTGCGTCCAGCGGGAGTACGCGGCGGGCGAGGTCATCGCCGCCCGCGGCACCAGCACCGACCGGGTCCATCTGCTCGCGCACGGCCGGGTCGAGCGGCTCGGCGAGGGGCCGTACGGCGACGAGACCGTCCTCGGCGTCCTCGCCGACGGCGCGTACTTCGGCGAGGACGCGCTGGCCGCCGCCGACGCCTCGTGGGAGTGGACCGCCCGCGCCGCCACCGCCTGTACGGTCCTGGAGCTGACCCGGGCCGATGTGCTCGCCCTCGCCGAGCGGGCCGGCGCGCTGGCCGGACACCTCGCCGAGTTCGCGGTCCTGCCCCCGCACCCCGTCAACCGGCTGGGCGAGGCGGCCATCGACCTCTCCGCCGGCCACGTCGGCGAACCGGTCGTCCCGCACACCTTCGTGGACTACGAGCTCTCCCCGCGCGAGTACGAGCTGAGCGTCGCCCAGACCGTGCTCAAGGTCCACACCCGCGTGGCCGACCTCTACAACCATCCGATGGACCAGACCGAGCACCAGCTGCGTCTGACGGTCGAGGCGCTGCGCGAGCGCCAGGAGCACGAGCTGGTCAACCACCGGGAGTTCGGCCTGCTCGCCAACTGCGACTACGGGGAGCGGATCCAGCCGCAGGACGGCGCGCCCGGCCCCGACGACCTGGACGAGCTGCTGTCCCGGCGGCGCGGCTCCAAGCTGTTCCTGGCCCACCCGCAGGCCATCGCCGCGTTCGGGCGGGAACTCAACCGGCGCGGCCTGGTGCCGGACACGGTCGACGTCGACGGCACGCGGATCACGACCTGGCGCGGGGTTCCGCTCTACCCGTGCGACAAGATCCCGGTCACCGGCGCCCGTACCAGCTCGATCATCTGCATGCGCACGGGCGAGTCCGACCAGGGCGTGATCGGCCTGCGTCAGGCCGGCCTCCCGGACGAGGTCGAACCCGGCCTGTCCTGCCGCTTCATGGGCATCGACGACCAGGCGATCAGCTCCTACCTGGTCACCGCCTACTACTCGGCGGCCGTGCTCGTCCCCGACGCGCTGGGCGTCCTGGAGAACGTCGAGATCGCCCGCCGCCACTGACACACCGGGGTCGGGGGCCAGGCCGACGGGTCCCCGCCCCCGGTGCACGCCATCCATCAGGCCAGGCCAGGCGAGGCCAGGCCACGCCATGAGGAAAGTGACCGAGAAGATGACCGCGATCAGCGCGACCGGCGCGGACGCCGAGACCGGGGCGGCCGGGACCGCCGGGGGACGCAGCGCCGCGCTGCTCCTGGACCGGACGCGCAGCGTCGTCGACCCCCAGCTCCGGACGACCGTCGAGTCCCTGCCCGGCTCCATACGACGCATCGCCGCCTACCACTTCGGCTGGGAGGAGGCCGACGGCTCCCCGGCCGGGGGCGGCCAGAGCGGCAAGGCCATCCGGCCGGCCCTGGTGCTCGCCGCGACCCGCGCGCTCGGCGCGGACCCGGCACCGGCGGTCAAGGCCGCCGCGGCGGTGGAGCTGGCCCACAACTTCACCCTGCTCCACGACGACATCGTCGACGAGGACCCGACCCGCCGTCACCGGCCCACCGCCTGGAAGGTGTTCGGCATCCCGGACGCGCTGCTCGCCGGCGACGCCATGAACGCGCTCGCGCTGCGGCTGCTCGCCGAGGACCCGCACCCGGCCGCCGTCCCCGGCGCGGCCCGGCTCGCCGCCTGTGTGATCGAGCTGTGCGCGGGCCAGCAGGCGGACTGCGCCTTCGAACAGCGCGACCCCCGGGAGGTGTCCCTGGACGAGGTGGTGGCGATGGCCACCGCCAAGACCGGGGCCCTGCTCGGCTGTTCCTGCGCGCTCGGCGCGCTGTACGCGGGGGCGGACGAGGAGGCGGTCGCGGCCCTGGACGCGTTCGGCCGGGAGGCGGGCCTCGCGTTCCAGCTGATCGACGACCTGATCGGGATCTGGGGCGACCCGGGGCGCACCGGCAAGCCGGCCGGCGCCGATCTCGTCGCCCACAAGAAGTCGCTGCCGGTGGTGGCCGCGCTCACCTCCGGGACCCCTGCGGGCGACGAGCTGGCCGAGCTGTACGCCCGCCCGGTCCTGGACGCCGCCGCGGTGCGGGCGGCGGCCGACGCGGTCGAGCGGGCCGGCGGCCGGGACTGGGCGCAGAGCCAGGCGGCCGAGCGGATGGCCCGCGCGGTCGAGCAACTCCAGCGGGCGGTGCCGGACTTGTCGGCGGCGGGGGACCTGCTGGCGCTCGCGGAGTTCGTGACGCGGCGCAGTCGCTGACTCTTTCGAAAGCAGCACCGATAAGGGCTTGCGCAACCACTACGCCTGGAGCACTATAGGCGCAGTGGTTACGGCCACTGGTCATGCCTCCTACGGAAAGAGATTCCGGCTTGCGCAAGCTCACGTACTACGTCGCCTGCTCCCTCGACGGCTTCATCGGCGACCCGAACGGCGACGCCTCGTCCATGTTCCAGTTCATGGACGAGGAGTACGCCTCCTGGATGAACACCGAGTTCCCGGAGACCGTCCCCACCGCCTTCCGGGAGGCCGCCGGCCTCACCGGTGTGCCCAACAAGCGGTTCGACACGGTCATCCAGGGCATGGGCTCGTACCGTCTCGGCCTGGAGGCCGGGATGCCCAGCCCGTACGGCCACCTCCGCGAGATCGTCGCGACCCGCTCGCTGACCGAGTCGCCCGACCCCAACGTCGAACTCTTCGCCGGCGACCTCGCCGCCCGGGTCCGCGAGCTCAAGGCCGAGGACGGCCCGCTGGACATCTGGCTCTGCGGCGGCGGCCAGGTCGCGCG from Streptomyces fradiae includes:
- a CDS encoding dihydrofolate reductase family protein, whose protein sequence is MRKLTYYVACSLDGFIGDPNGDASSMFQFMDEEYASWMNTEFPETVPTAFREAAGLTGVPNKRFDTVIQGMGSYRLGLEAGMPSPYGHLREIVATRSLTESPDPNVELFAGDLAARVRELKAEDGPLDIWLCGGGQVARQLVDEVDELVIKSYPQIYGSGMPLFGAEFAVHDYVLEDVRSFGNGVVVRWYARKR
- a CDS encoding family 2 encapsulin nanocompartment cargo protein polyprenyl transferase translates to MTAISATGADAETGAAGTAGGRSAALLLDRTRSVVDPQLRTTVESLPGSIRRIAAYHFGWEEADGSPAGGGQSGKAIRPALVLAATRALGADPAPAVKAAAAVELAHNFTLLHDDIVDEDPTRRHRPTAWKVFGIPDALLAGDAMNALALRLLAEDPHPAAVPGAARLAACVIELCAGQQADCAFEQRDPREVSLDEVVAMATAKTGALLGCSCALGALYAGADEEAVAALDAFGREAGLAFQLIDDLIGIWGDPGRTGKPAGADLVAHKKSLPVVAALTSGTPAGDELAELYARPVLDAAAVRAAADAVERAGGRDWAQSQAAERMARAVEQLQRAVPDLSAAGDLLALAEFVTRRSR
- a CDS encoding family 2B encapsulin nanocompartment shell protein, whose translation is MSVGSVDGEVREGGAPAQQSLGTAAARNLASTTKSAPQMQEITSRWLLRALPWVDVRGGVYRVNRRLSFAVGDGRVTFVQTGGRVAVIPAELGELPALRGFDEPDVLAELAARCVQREYAAGEVIAARGTSTDRVHLLAHGRVERLGEGPYGDETVLGVLADGAYFGEDALAAADASWEWTARAATACTVLELTRADVLALAERAGALAGHLAEFAVLPPHPVNRLGEAAIDLSAGHVGEPVVPHTFVDYELSPREYELSVAQTVLKVHTRVADLYNHPMDQTEHQLRLTVEALRERQEHELVNHREFGLLANCDYGERIQPQDGAPGPDDLDELLSRRRGSKLFLAHPQAIAAFGRELNRRGLVPDTVDVDGTRITTWRGVPLYPCDKIPVTGARTSSIICMRTGESDQGVIGLRQAGLPDEVEPGLSCRFMGIDDQAISSYLVTAYYSAAVLVPDALGVLENVEIARRH